Proteins encoded together in one Lysinibacter cavernae window:
- a CDS encoding dipeptide/oligopeptide/nickel ABC transporter ATP-binding protein, with protein sequence MIDRNPHGSDDIIVSDLSISYPAHGGSAQHQAIEGVSFSVPKGAVCGLLGESGSGKSTLAKVIAARGNEVTQRTVQPVVNSGAAIVLGQNVVKLSKRKRSILTAEIGYLGQADGATLPPDRTVADCILEPIAERDKRFDRQQIGLVIAELMDQVALPLTMLHTYPHELSKGQRQRVAIVRALVMQPRMLVADEPTLGVDVANRPRVVDMLDAYRTRHNATMLLVSHDITVLERLVDELIVLQSGSLVGRGTIEEVFSQTNHTYVQRLAAALRATAYDELAIE encoded by the coding sequence ATGATCGACCGAAACCCCCACGGATCAGATGACATTATCGTTTCTGACCTGTCGATCTCGTACCCTGCGCACGGCGGCAGCGCTCAGCATCAGGCCATCGAAGGTGTCAGTTTTAGCGTGCCAAAGGGTGCGGTGTGTGGCCTGCTCGGCGAAAGCGGTTCTGGCAAATCAACACTGGCAAAAGTGATTGCGGCGAGGGGCAACGAGGTCACACAGCGAACCGTACAGCCCGTCGTCAATAGCGGCGCAGCAATCGTGCTCGGCCAAAACGTGGTGAAGCTCTCAAAGCGCAAGCGCAGCATCCTGACCGCCGAGATCGGCTACCTTGGCCAGGCAGACGGGGCAACCCTTCCGCCTGATCGCACGGTTGCCGACTGCATTCTTGAGCCCATTGCTGAGCGCGATAAGCGCTTTGACCGGCAACAAATCGGGCTTGTCATTGCCGAACTCATGGATCAGGTTGCGCTGCCTCTGACCATGCTGCACACGTACCCTCACGAGCTCAGCAAGGGTCAGCGTCAGCGCGTTGCGATAGTGCGTGCGCTGGTTATGCAACCCCGCATGCTCGTGGCCGACGAACCGACCCTTGGCGTGGATGTTGCCAATCGCCCGCGCGTTGTCGACATGCTCGACGCCTACCGCACTCGCCACAACGCGACAATGCTGCTCGTCAGCCACGACATCACCGTGCTTGAGCGTCTCGTTGACGAACTCATCGTGTTGCAGAGCGGCTCGCTCGTCGGGCGTGGAACGATCGAAGAAGTTTTTTCTCAAACGAATCACACGTACGTTCAGCGACTTGCCGCGGCTTTACGGGCAACTGCCTACGACGAACTCGCAATCGAATAA
- the dnaG gene encoding DNA primase translates to MAGLIRQSDIEEVKSRVNLADIIGDHVTLKSAGPGSMKGLCPFHDERSPSFHVRPALGYYHCFGCGESGDAITFLQRMDHVTFTEAVERLAGSVGYQLHYEEGSGKSDGINRPRLLAANKAAAEFFVAQLGSPEAAVGRAFLGERGFDAAAAAHFGVGFAPKSWDALLNHLKSLGYTQEEIVTAGLVSQGDRGPYDRFRGRLVWPIRDTSGQVLGFGARRLLDDDKGPKYLNTPETPVYHKSQVLYGLDLAKRAISKDRQVVVVEGYTDVMACHMAGITSAVATCGTAFGTEHIKVLRRIMNDDSGIGSVIFTFDPDAAGEKAAMRAFSDEKKFTAQSFVAVAPDGLDPCDLRLAHGNEAVAAMIAAKKPLFEFALRQRISQFNLDTVEGRVGALNAAAPIVADIRDNSLRPRYVRELARMLGEELGDVEQAVRDAQRKSSAVATHPQPARGGARPHQSIAPRNDGQQRSEQPYGRSDGGQPPRPQSGAAGAGGPASADAAVQAPPIDTSYGGPTSGHAIDDADPYAGGDFTQSIPEPRTGIADLPGDPVTRLERDAVMAMLQQPLTIETEVFNQGIRAQLSNGALTVVRNAIAAQLPAEATSAWLGRVIEDTPEPFKDLVRELAIAPIPERSEAGMVRYVNDIVISLVERDMLAFKAELVGQLQRLGDNAGEPYQRVQRQLMELETARRKLRTTSA, encoded by the coding sequence ATGGCAGGACTCATTCGACAAAGCGACATTGAAGAGGTCAAGTCACGCGTAAATTTGGCCGATATTATCGGCGATCACGTCACGCTGAAATCTGCCGGACCAGGCTCCATGAAGGGGCTCTGCCCGTTTCATGATGAGCGCAGCCCAAGCTTTCACGTTCGTCCAGCGCTAGGTTATTATCACTGTTTTGGCTGTGGCGAGAGCGGCGACGCCATCACGTTCCTGCAGCGCATGGACCACGTCACGTTTACCGAGGCGGTCGAACGTCTCGCTGGCAGCGTTGGCTACCAACTTCACTACGAAGAAGGATCAGGCAAGAGCGACGGCATCAACCGTCCAAGGCTTTTGGCCGCGAATAAGGCCGCGGCCGAGTTCTTTGTTGCGCAACTTGGGAGCCCAGAGGCCGCCGTTGGTCGCGCGTTCCTTGGCGAGCGCGGATTCGACGCTGCCGCTGCCGCCCACTTTGGCGTTGGGTTCGCGCCAAAAAGCTGGGATGCCCTGCTCAACCACCTCAAATCACTCGGGTATACCCAAGAAGAGATCGTCACCGCCGGACTTGTGTCGCAGGGTGACCGGGGGCCATACGACCGCTTCCGCGGACGGCTGGTGTGGCCCATCCGCGACACGAGCGGCCAGGTGCTCGGTTTTGGCGCGCGGCGACTTCTCGACGACGATAAGGGCCCCAAATACCTCAACACTCCAGAGACGCCGGTGTACCACAAGTCTCAGGTCCTCTACGGTCTTGATCTCGCAAAGCGCGCCATTTCGAAAGACCGTCAAGTGGTTGTTGTTGAGGGCTACACCGATGTCATGGCCTGCCATATGGCGGGCATCACGAGTGCAGTGGCTACCTGTGGAACAGCGTTCGGTACTGAGCACATCAAAGTACTGAGACGCATCATGAACGACGACAGCGGTATCGGTTCAGTGATCTTCACCTTTGACCCAGACGCTGCCGGCGAGAAGGCCGCCATGCGCGCGTTCAGTGACGAAAAAAAGTTTACGGCGCAGAGCTTTGTTGCGGTCGCTCCTGACGGCCTTGACCCCTGCGACTTGCGCCTCGCGCACGGTAACGAAGCGGTCGCAGCGATGATCGCCGCCAAGAAGCCGCTGTTCGAGTTTGCCCTGAGACAACGCATCAGCCAGTTCAACCTCGACACGGTCGAGGGCCGCGTCGGCGCGCTGAACGCGGCAGCCCCAATTGTGGCTGACATTAGAGACAATTCGCTTCGGCCCCGATACGTTCGCGAGCTCGCGCGGATGCTCGGCGAAGAACTTGGCGACGTTGAACAAGCGGTTCGCGATGCCCAGCGAAAGAGCAGCGCCGTAGCCACACATCCGCAACCCGCTCGCGGCGGTGCCCGTCCGCACCAGTCAATCGCCCCGCGCAATGACGGCCAGCAGCGCTCAGAGCAGCCATACGGGCGCTCCGACGGAGGCCAGCCTCCTCGCCCACAGAGTGGCGCAGCCGGGGCAGGCGGGCCAGCGTCGGCCGATGCCGCAGTTCAGGCACCGCCCATCGACACCTCTTATGGTGGGCCAACAAGTGGGCATGCTATTGACGATGCCGACCCGTACGCTGGGGGCGACTTCACCCAGAGCATTCCAGAACCCCGGACCGGCATCGCCGACCTGCCAGGCGATCCCGTCACGAGGCTTGAGCGCGACGCCGTGATGGCCATGCTGCAGCAGCCGCTGACGATTGAGACTGAGGTCTTCAACCAGGGCATCCGGGCGCAGCTTTCCAACGGCGCCCTCACGGTGGTACGCAACGCCATTGCGGCCCAGCTGCCAGCCGAGGCAACATCCGCGTGGCTCGGTCGAGTCATCGAAGATACCCCCGAGCCGTTTAAGGACCTCGTACGGGAACTTGCGATTGCGCCGATCCCCGAACGCTCGGAGGCCGGCATGGTTCGCTACGTCAACGACATCGTCATCAGCCTCGTTGAGCGCGACATGCTCGCGTTTAAGGCCGAGCTGGTTGGTCAATTGCAGCGCCTCGGAGACAACGCGGGGGAGCCTTACCAACGCGTGCAACGTCAGCTGATGGAGCTCGAGACCGCTCGCCGAAAACTGCGCACGACGTCGGCATAA
- a CDS encoding deoxyguanosinetriphosphate triphosphohydrolase, which produces MAKSPSDERYSLQDEQRWLPEQHRDVTRSDFARDRARLLHSSALRRLAAKTQVLSPTAGVDFARNRLTHSLEVAQVGRELATSLGLNPDVVDTACLAHDLGHPPFGHNGERALNDWVRESGGFEGNAQTLRILSRLEPKVFGDDGRGYGLNLTRASLDASCKYPWPAAQSVADPGGRQKFGVYADDMPVFEWLRQDAPEGKVCVEAQVMDLSDDIAYSVHDFEDAVVGEYIDPALLSSRVGHESLIRSVSEWAGNELSDDDLAAAFDRLSASDLWLTQWQGTRRDHATLKNFTSQMIGRFAHAATDATRAAFPQSSLVRFGADVVVPADVRAEIAVLKGVVAAFVMASGRRQPIYKKQRGLLTELLDTLLENDGQDLDPAFALDWQDASTEAEYRRVVVDQVATLTDQSAIAWHERLCAVPLV; this is translated from the coding sequence GTGGCTAAATCTCCGAGCGACGAGCGATACTCCCTGCAGGATGAGCAGCGCTGGCTCCCAGAACAACACCGTGACGTCACCCGAAGCGATTTTGCGCGTGACCGCGCGCGGCTGCTGCACTCGAGCGCCCTCCGGCGACTCGCGGCCAAAACGCAGGTGCTGAGCCCAACCGCCGGCGTTGACTTCGCCCGCAACCGGCTGACGCATTCGCTTGAGGTTGCGCAAGTAGGGCGCGAGCTGGCGACCTCGCTTGGCCTCAACCCAGACGTGGTAGACACTGCCTGCCTCGCGCACGACCTCGGGCATCCGCCCTTTGGCCACAACGGCGAGCGGGCGCTTAACGACTGGGTGCGTGAGTCCGGCGGGTTTGAGGGCAACGCGCAGACGCTCCGCATCCTCTCCCGCCTTGAACCAAAGGTTTTTGGCGACGACGGCCGTGGCTACGGCCTCAACCTCACGCGGGCGAGTCTCGACGCGAGTTGCAAATATCCCTGGCCTGCGGCGCAGTCGGTCGCCGATCCTGGCGGCCGCCAAAAGTTCGGTGTGTATGCAGACGATATGCCCGTCTTTGAGTGGCTGCGGCAGGATGCCCCCGAGGGCAAGGTCTGCGTCGAAGCCCAGGTGATGGACCTGTCTGACGATATTGCCTATTCGGTACACGACTTTGAAGACGCCGTTGTTGGTGAATACATCGATCCGGCGCTGCTGAGTTCACGCGTTGGGCACGAGTCGCTCATCCGTTCGGTTTCTGAATGGGCTGGCAACGAGCTGAGCGACGATGACCTTGCTGCGGCATTTGACCGACTTTCTGCTTCGGACCTGTGGCTGACTCAGTGGCAGGGAACGCGCCGCGATCACGCGACGCTCAAGAACTTCACCAGCCAGATGATTGGCCGATTTGCCCACGCGGCGACCGACGCGACACGGGCGGCCTTCCCGCAGAGCAGCCTGGTTCGCTTTGGCGCGGATGTTGTGGTGCCTGCCGACGTGCGCGCCGAGATCGCCGTGCTCAAAGGGGTTGTGGCCGCGTTTGTCATGGCGAGTGGCCGGCGTCAGCCAATCTACAAGAAGCAGCGTGGCCTGCTCACCGAGCTGCTCGATACCCTGCTGGAGAATGACGGTCAAGATCTCGACCCGGCGTTTGCGCTCGATTGGCAGGATGCCTCGACCGAGGCCGAATACCGTCGTGTAGTTGTTGACCAGGTCGCGACGCTCACGGATCAGTCGGCGATTGCCTGGCACGAGCGTCTCTGCGCCGTGCCGCTCGTCTAG
- the dusB gene encoding tRNA dihydrouridine synthase DusB → MSAKTLTQPKLQIGNIEVDVPVVLAPMAGITNTAFRRLCREFGAGLYVSEMITSRALVERTPESLRLIRHHESETLRSIQLYGVDPKTVAEAVKYLVDEDLADHIDLNFGCPVPKVTRKGGGAALPWKQDLFRGIVESAVDAAGRIPLTVKMRMGIDDKHLTYLEAAKAAEGAGAAAVALHARTANQHYSGQARWEAIATLKQTITSIPVLGNGDIWSADDAIRMMDETGCDGVVVGRGCLGRPWLFGDLAAAFRARSGEITAEQAQAALIQPTLGGVADALRRHTELLADFFDGGGISGEERACRDIRKHVAWYFKGYPLGSEARRSLALVESLEQMDEILATLDRDTPYPGIGAEGPRGRAGNPKRTVLPEGWLDSRLLSTAESCELTETEADTSGG, encoded by the coding sequence GTGAGTGCGAAGACCCTAACCCAACCCAAGCTGCAGATTGGCAACATCGAAGTCGATGTGCCCGTTGTGCTAGCGCCCATGGCTGGCATCACCAATACGGCGTTCCGGCGGCTGTGCCGCGAGTTTGGTGCGGGGCTCTACGTGTCTGAGATGATTACCAGCCGGGCACTTGTTGAGCGCACGCCTGAGTCGCTACGCCTCATCCGCCACCACGAAAGCGAAACCCTTCGCTCAATCCAGTTGTATGGCGTCGACCCGAAGACGGTCGCCGAGGCCGTGAAGTATCTCGTGGACGAAGACCTCGCCGATCACATTGACCTTAACTTCGGCTGCCCTGTGCCAAAAGTTACCCGCAAGGGTGGAGGGGCCGCGCTGCCCTGGAAGCAAGACCTGTTCCGCGGCATCGTCGAGAGCGCAGTGGATGCCGCCGGCAGAATCCCGCTCACGGTCAAAATGCGTATGGGGATCGACGACAAGCATCTCACCTACCTCGAGGCCGCAAAAGCTGCAGAGGGCGCCGGCGCTGCCGCCGTCGCTCTGCACGCTCGCACGGCGAACCAGCACTATTCTGGGCAGGCCCGCTGGGAGGCCATCGCCACGCTTAAGCAGACGATCACGAGCATCCCCGTGCTTGGCAACGGAGACATCTGGTCTGCCGACGACGCCATTCGCATGATGGATGAGACGGGCTGCGACGGCGTTGTTGTTGGCCGTGGCTGCCTCGGTCGCCCGTGGCTCTTTGGTGATCTCGCCGCAGCGTTCCGCGCCCGCAGCGGCGAAATCACGGCCGAGCAGGCGCAAGCGGCGCTCATTCAACCGACACTCGGTGGGGTAGCGGATGCGCTTCGCCGGCACACCGAGCTGCTGGCCGATTTCTTTGACGGAGGCGGAATCAGCGGCGAGGAGCGCGCGTGCCGCGACATCCGCAAGCATGTCGCCTGGTATTTCAAGGGCTACCCGCTGGGCTCCGAAGCCCGACGTAGCCTTGCCCTCGTTGAAAGCCTTGAGCAGATGGATGAGATCCTTGCCACGCTCGACCGTGATACCCCGTATCCGGGTATCGGGGCCGAAGGTCCCAGAGGTCGAGCCGGCAACCCAAAGCGCACGGTGCTCCCGGAGGGCTGGCTCGACAGTCGACTGTTGAGCACCGCCGAGAGCTGCGAACTGACCGAAACTGAGGCGGACACAAGCGGTGGCTAA
- a CDS encoding isoprenyl transferase, which produces MSKQSTTHQLVPLDWTGIRPSHIPEQVPEHVAIVMDGNGRWANKRGLPRVEGHRAGEAALLDVVAGAIQMGVKHLSVYAFSTENWRRSPDEVRFLMGFNREVLRRQRDQLNAWGVRIRWSGRKPKLWGSVIKELQTAEAMTTQNSVLTLTMCVNYGGRTEIADAVRAIADDVASGKLKPSGVSEKTIAKYLYLPDLPDVDLFVRSSGEQRTSNFLLWQSAYAEMVFLDTLWPDFSRTDLWGAVEQYAYRDRRFGGAVDAPSVS; this is translated from the coding sequence CTGAGTAAGCAATCCACAACACACCAACTCGTTCCGCTCGATTGGACGGGCATTCGCCCATCCCACATTCCCGAGCAGGTTCCCGAGCACGTCGCTATCGTGATGGATGGCAACGGTCGCTGGGCGAATAAGCGCGGGCTTCCTCGGGTCGAGGGGCATAGGGCAGGCGAGGCAGCACTGCTTGACGTTGTTGCCGGCGCGATCCAAATGGGCGTCAAACACCTCAGCGTGTACGCATTCTCGACCGAAAACTGGCGGCGATCTCCCGACGAGGTGCGGTTTTTGATGGGCTTCAACCGCGAGGTGTTGCGGCGCCAACGCGACCAGCTCAACGCATGGGGCGTGCGCATCCGCTGGTCGGGCCGAAAGCCAAAGCTGTGGGGCTCAGTGATCAAGGAGCTGCAGACCGCCGAGGCAATGACGACCCAGAACTCGGTGCTCACCCTCACGATGTGTGTCAACTACGGCGGAAGGACCGAGATCGCGGATGCCGTGCGCGCCATCGCCGACGACGTGGCGTCAGGCAAACTGAAGCCGTCGGGCGTCAGCGAAAAAACCATCGCAAAATACCTGTACCTGCCAGACCTGCCCGATGTTGACCTGTTTGTGCGCAGCTCGGGGGAGCAACGCACAAGCAACTTCCTGCTGTGGCAGTCGGCGTATGCCGAGATGGTGTTTCTTGATACGCTCTGGCCAGACTTCAGCCGCACCGATTTATGGGGTGCCGTTGAGCAATACGCTTATCGCGACCGTCGATTTGGTGGCGCGGTGGACGCTCCCTCGGTTTCATAG
- the recO gene encoding DNA repair protein RecO, producing the protein MPLYRDEAVILRTHKLGESDRIVTMLSRDHGQIRAVAKGVRRTASKFGSRLEPFMVADVQLYEGRTLDTITQAETLGAYGAAIASDYDTYQVANVMVETAERLTDAEPARQQYMLLVGALRSLSQAEHPPGLTRDSYLLRALALAGWAPNFSECVRCGQTIPAAAGDSTAMVVQLGGTVCDDDAPPGSPRLSAASVDLLAMLLMGEWERAIAHPEAVRGPSHGFVSAYTQFHIEKDLRSLHFGA; encoded by the coding sequence ATGCCCCTCTATCGTGACGAAGCAGTAATCCTGCGCACCCATAAGCTGGGCGAATCCGACCGCATCGTAACGATGCTGAGTCGAGATCACGGGCAGATTCGTGCCGTTGCGAAGGGTGTGCGTCGGACGGCATCCAAATTTGGGTCTCGTCTTGAGCCCTTTATGGTCGCGGATGTTCAGCTCTACGAAGGCAGGACCCTCGACACCATCACGCAGGCCGAAACGCTTGGCGCGTATGGGGCAGCTATCGCTTCAGACTACGACACGTATCAGGTCGCAAACGTTATGGTCGAGACGGCCGAACGCCTGACCGACGCCGAGCCCGCTCGGCAGCAATACATGCTGCTCGTTGGGGCGCTCCGGTCGTTATCGCAGGCAGAGCATCCACCGGGATTGACGCGCGACTCGTATCTGCTCAGGGCGCTCGCTTTGGCCGGTTGGGCACCAAACTTTTCTGAGTGTGTGCGTTGCGGGCAAACAATTCCAGCGGCCGCTGGCGACAGTACCGCAATGGTTGTACAGCTTGGCGGCACCGTCTGCGACGACGACGCTCCACCCGGTTCGCCCCGGCTCTCAGCGGCTTCGGTTGACCTGCTCGCGATGCTGCTTATGGGGGAGTGGGAGCGCGCGATTGCGCATCCGGAGGCGGTCAGGGGGCCCTCGCACGGTTTTGTATCCGCGTATACGCAGTTCCACATTGAGAAGGATCTGCGCTCACTGCATTTTGGCGCATAG